One window from the genome of Haladaptatus paucihalophilus DX253 encodes:
- a CDS encoding glutamate--tRNA ligase yields MDDELRTRIETEAEKHALFNALKHDSDADVGAIMGSLMGENPDFREHGGEVPGIAGKVVAQVNQLDAEGRRARLEELDAELVEELDAEDEEDDQVLPDLPNAEEYDEIRMRCAPNPNGPWHIGHGRMPAVIGTYKDLYDGEMLVRFDDTDPETKRPDMDAYDAILEDIDYLGFEPDEVIKASDRLEIYYDHARDLIEKGGAYTCSCSGEEFSNLKNDAKACPHRDKDAETTLAEFEDMIEGEYSSGEMVLRVKTDIEHKNPALRDWVAFRIIDTPHPRPEAADYRCWPMLDFQSGVDDHLTGMTHIIRGIDLQDSAKRQQFVYDYFDWEYPETIHWGHVQVDEYDVKMSTSTIKELIEKGELDGWDDPRAPTLQSVRRRGIRGEAIREAMVGLGTSTSNVDLAMSTIYANNRELVDDDAPRFFFVRDSAEQSSAGDRTSSGNGVEYPLIGDYPEAAEPPVHPDHEDRGTRHIPAGEAVRIEADDIPDHGERVWLKGLGCFEHTRDALQYTGDDISAVRDEGVDVIHWVPAEGTVPVRMRTMDGDVEGVAEPDFAETDVDDIVQFERVGFARVDSVARDSEEDAETVTYFAHE; encoded by the coding sequence ATGGACGACGAGTTGCGGACGCGAATCGAGACGGAGGCGGAGAAACACGCGCTGTTCAACGCGTTGAAACACGACAGCGACGCGGACGTCGGTGCCATCATGGGGTCGCTGATGGGCGAGAATCCCGACTTCCGCGAACACGGCGGCGAAGTGCCGGGTATCGCCGGAAAGGTCGTCGCGCAGGTGAACCAGTTGGACGCCGAGGGACGACGCGCTCGCCTCGAAGAACTCGACGCCGAACTCGTCGAAGAACTCGACGCGGAGGACGAGGAAGACGACCAGGTGCTCCCCGACCTGCCCAACGCCGAGGAGTACGACGAGATTCGGATGCGCTGTGCGCCGAACCCCAACGGCCCGTGGCACATCGGACACGGGCGGATGCCCGCGGTTATCGGGACGTACAAGGACCTCTACGACGGCGAGATGCTGGTCCGCTTCGACGACACGGACCCGGAGACGAAGCGCCCGGACATGGACGCCTACGACGCGATTCTGGAGGACATCGACTACCTCGGCTTCGAACCAGACGAGGTTATCAAAGCCAGCGACCGCCTCGAAATCTACTACGACCACGCCCGCGACCTCATCGAGAAGGGCGGCGCGTACACCTGCTCCTGTTCCGGCGAGGAGTTCTCGAACCTCAAAAACGACGCAAAGGCGTGCCCACACCGCGACAAGGACGCGGAGACGACGTTGGCCGAGTTCGAGGACATGATCGAAGGGGAGTATTCGTCCGGTGAGATGGTACTCCGCGTGAAGACGGACATCGAGCACAAGAATCCCGCCCTGCGCGACTGGGTGGCGTTCCGCATCATCGACACGCCCCATCCGCGTCCTGAAGCGGCCGACTACCGCTGTTGGCCCATGCTCGACTTCCAGTCCGGCGTGGACGACCACCTGACGGGTATGACCCACATCATCCGCGGCATCGACCTGCAGGACTCCGCGAAGCGCCAGCAGTTCGTCTACGACTACTTCGACTGGGAGTATCCCGAGACCATCCACTGGGGCCACGTGCAGGTGGACGAGTACGACGTGAAGATGTCCACTTCGACCATCAAGGAACTCATCGAGAAGGGCGAACTCGACGGCTGGGACGACCCGCGTGCGCCCACCCTCCAGAGCGTCCGCCGCCGTGGCATTCGCGGCGAAGCCATCCGCGAGGCGATGGTCGGACTCGGCACCTCCACGAGCAACGTCGATTTGGCGATGAGCACCATCTACGCCAACAACCGAGAGTTGGTGGACGACGACGCGCCGCGCTTCTTCTTCGTCCGTGACAGCGCCGAGCAGAGCTCGGCTGGCGACCGGACGTCGTCCGGTAACGGAGTCGAATATCCGCTCATCGGCGACTATCCCGAGGCGGCGGAACCGCCGGTCCATCCCGACCACGAGGACAGGGGCACGCGCCACATCCCGGCGGGCGAGGCCGTGCGCATCGAAGCCGACGACATCCCGGACCACGGCGAGCGCGTTTGGCTGAAGGGACTCGGGTGCTTCGAGCACACCCGCGACGCGCTCCAGTACACGGGCGACGACATCAGCGCCGTCCGCGACGAAGGCGTGGACGTAATCCACTGGGTACCCGCCGAGGGAACCGTCCCGGTCCGCATGCGGACCATGGACGGCGACGTGGAAGGCGTCGCGGAACCCGACTTCGCGGAGACGGACGTGGACGACATCGTGCAGTTCGAGCGCGTCGGGTTCGCGCGAGTGGATAGCGTGGCGCGAGACAGCGAGGAGGACGCCGAGACGGTGACCTACTTCGCCCACGAGTAG
- the idsA3 gene encoding geranylfarnesyl diphosphate synthase: MTDASTESREELVMQTVEQRRELVNAAIEEELPIVEPERLYEASRYLLDAGGKRLRPTVLLLVADALADVEPMSEAYRKFPALDGTELDVMAAAVSIEVIQSFTLIHDDIMDDDDLRRGVPSVHRAYDTETAILAGDTLYSKAFEIMLETDATPDRCVTALDVLASTCTRICEGQALDVAFEERPDVLPDEYLEMIENKTAVLYGAAAKVPAVLLGADEETTEALYRYGIDVGRAFQIQDDVLDLTVPSDKLGKQRGSDLVESKQTIITLHARSQGVDVDSLVETDDVGDVTEAEIDEAVQRLEAAGSIEYATEKAQELVQRGKDHLSVLPDNESRYLLEQIADYLIERGY, from the coding sequence ATGACTGACGCGAGTACGGAATCACGTGAAGAACTCGTCATGCAGACGGTCGAGCAGCGCCGCGAACTCGTCAACGCGGCCATCGAGGAGGAACTCCCGATAGTCGAACCGGAGCGTCTCTACGAGGCGTCCCGCTACCTGCTCGACGCGGGCGGGAAGCGCCTTCGACCGACGGTCCTCCTGCTCGTCGCGGACGCGCTGGCCGACGTCGAACCGATGTCGGAAGCGTACCGGAAGTTCCCGGCGCTCGACGGAACCGAACTGGACGTGATGGCCGCCGCGGTGAGCATCGAAGTCATCCAATCCTTCACGCTCATCCACGACGACATCATGGACGACGACGACCTCCGTCGTGGCGTTCCGTCGGTTCACCGTGCCTACGACACGGAAACGGCGATTCTGGCCGGTGACACGCTGTACTCCAAGGCGTTCGAAATCATGCTGGAGACGGACGCCACGCCCGACCGCTGTGTCACCGCGCTCGACGTACTCGCATCCACCTGTACGAGAATCTGTGAAGGCCAGGCGCTCGACGTCGCCTTCGAGGAGCGTCCCGACGTCCTCCCGGACGAGTATCTCGAAATGATCGAGAACAAGACGGCGGTCCTCTACGGTGCGGCGGCGAAGGTTCCGGCCGTCCTCCTCGGTGCGGACGAGGAGACGACGGAAGCGCTGTACCGCTACGGTATCGACGTCGGACGGGCGTTCCAGATTCAGGACGACGTGCTCGATTTGACCGTGCCGAGCGACAAACTCGGCAAACAGCGAGGTAGCGATCTCGTGGAGAGCAAACAGACAATCATCACGCTTCACGCCCGCAGTCAGGGCGTGGACGTGGATTCGTTGGTCGAAACCGATGACGTCGGCGACGTGACGGAAGCGGAAATCGACGAGGCAGTCCAGCGTCTCGAAGCGGCCGGAAGCATCGAGTACGCCACGGAGAAAGCACAGGAACTCGTCCAACGCGGCAAGGACCACCTGAGCGTGCTCCCGGACAACGAATCGCGCTATCTGCTCGAGCAGATAGCCGACTACCTCATCGAACGCGGTTACTGA
- a CDS encoding ribonuclease J — MEIEIATIGGYEEVGRQMTAVRAGDDVVIFDMGLNLSKVLLHDNVETEKLHSLDLIDMGAIPDDRVMSDLEGDVKAIVPTHGHLDHIGAISKLAHRYNAPIVASPFTIELVKQQIQGEEKFGVENDLIKMEAGETMQLSDDVELEFVNVTHSIIDAINPVVHTPEGAIVYGLDKRMDHTPVLGDPIDMKRFREIGREGNGVLAYIEDCTNAGRKGRTPSESVARRHLKDVLYSIEDYDGGIVATTFSSHIARVKSLVEFAEDIGRTPVLLGRSMEKYSGTAERLNFVDFPEELGMFGHRKSVDRTFKRIMKEGKENYLPIVTGHQGEPRAMLTRMGRGETPYQLDSGDKVVFSARVIPEPTNEGQRYQSERLLKMQGARIYDDVHVSGHLREEGHYQMLDALQPQNVIPAHQNMKGFAPYVDLCESQGYRLGKDLHVTRNGNLIQLVE; from the coding sequence ATGGAAATCGAAATTGCAACAATTGGCGGCTACGAAGAAGTTGGGCGGCAGATGACTGCCGTTCGCGCAGGCGACGACGTGGTTATCTTCGACATGGGGCTGAACCTGTCGAAGGTGCTGCTCCACGATAACGTCGAGACAGAGAAACTCCACAGCCTCGACCTCATCGACATGGGCGCGATTCCGGACGACCGCGTGATGTCCGATTTGGAAGGCGACGTGAAGGCCATCGTTCCGACACACGGTCACTTGGACCACATCGGTGCCATCAGCAAACTGGCCCACCGGTACAACGCACCTATCGTCGCGTCCCCGTTCACCATCGAACTGGTGAAACAGCAGATTCAGGGCGAGGAGAAGTTCGGGGTCGAAAACGACCTCATCAAGATGGAAGCCGGCGAGACGATGCAGTTGAGCGACGACGTCGAACTCGAATTCGTCAACGTCACTCACTCCATCATCGACGCCATCAACCCGGTGGTTCACACTCCCGAGGGTGCCATCGTCTACGGCCTCGACAAGCGCATGGACCACACGCCGGTCCTCGGCGATCCCATCGACATGAAGCGCTTCCGCGAAATCGGGCGCGAGGGCAACGGCGTTCTCGCCTACATCGAGGACTGTACGAACGCGGGTCGCAAGGGTCGCACGCCGAGCGAGTCGGTCGCTCGCCGCCACCTGAAAGACGTACTGTACAGCATCGAAGACTACGACGGCGGTATCGTGGCGACGACGTTCTCCAGCCACATCGCCCGCGTCAAGAGCCTCGTCGAGTTCGCCGAGGACATCGGACGGACGCCCGTCCTGCTCGGCCGCTCGATGGAGAAGTACTCGGGCACCGCGGAACGCCTGAACTTCGTCGACTTCCCCGAGGAACTCGGCATGTTCGGCCACCGAAAGTCCGTCGACCGGACGTTCAAGCGCATCATGAAGGAGGGCAAGGAGAACTACCTCCCCATCGTGACCGGTCACCAAGGCGAACCGCGCGCGATGCTGACGCGCATGGGTCGCGGCGAGACGCCGTACCAGTTGGACAGCGGTGACAAGGTCGTCTTCTCGGCCCGCGTCATCCCGGAACCGACGAACGAAGGCCAGCGCTACCAGTCCGAGCGACTCCTGAAGATGCAGGGCGCACGGATTTACGACGACGTGCACGTTTCGGGCCACCTCCGCGAGGAAGGTCACTACCAGATGCTCGACGCGCTGCAACCCCAGAACGTCATTCCTGCCCACCAGAACATGAAAGGCTTCGCGCCGTACGTCGACCTCTGTGAATCGCAAGGCTACCGACTCGGCAAGGACCTTCACGTAACACGTAACGGCAACCTCATCCAACTGGTGGAGTGA